The sequence TCTTCCTTCTGctggtgatggcctatgaccgctatgtggccatctgtaagccctTGCATTATCTGGTGATCATGAGGCAGAGGATTTGCATTGTGCTGCTGGTGGTGTCCTGGGTTGGAGGTTTTCTCCACTCAATTATTCAACTCAGCACTGTTTACGGGCTCCCATTCTGTGGCCCGAATGTCACTGATCACTACATGTGTGACATGTACCCTTTATTGAAGCTTGTCTGTACCGACACCTATGTCACTGACCTCTTAGTTGCATCCAATGGGGGGCTGATCTGCACTATTGTGTTTCTGCTCTTACTCGTCTCCTATGTAGTCATCCTGCACTCTCTGAagaacctgagtcaggaagggaggCAGAATGCCCTCCAGACCTGTGGTTCCCACATCACTGTGGTTGTCTGCTTCTTTGTTCCCTGTATTTTCATAAATGCAAGACCTGCTAAGACCTTCCCCATTGACAAATCTGTGAGTGTGTTCTATACAATCATAACTCCCATGCAGAACCCATTAATCTACAGTCTAAGAAATTCTGAGTTGACTAATGCTATGAAGAAGCTCTGGAAAAGGAACATTGTATCTCATAGTAATTAAGTGCATCACCCAACATGAAGGGAGTCATTTGACATCAGGGTTCATTTGCTTAGAAtgcaaaagtcattttaaaatttgattctgACTTCTCTTTCTTCAGAAACTTTATGATAATTACATGAATGTTTGCAATTAATACAGCTATGTTATTAATAACAGTTTACCTACCTACTAGAATATAAGGTCTATAATTACTGGTTTATTACTGTACCTAGAAAGAGGTAATGCCTATATATCTAGGAATtagtaatatatattaaaaaatagagattcaatttgccaataaaagtccatAGGTCAATgcatagtttttccaatagtcatatatggatgtgagatgtggaccatacagaaggctgaacaccgaagaattgatgcttttaaactgtggtgctgcagaagactcttgagagtcctttgaaatGCCAGGAGTTCATactagtcaatcctaagagaAGTCAACCCTgactactcattggaaagactgatgctaaagctgaagctccaatattttggccacctgatgggaagaattgactcattggaaaaatctctggtgctgggaaagattgagcacaggtggagaagggggtgacagagggtgaaatggttggatggcatcaccaactcaatggccatgaatttgagcgaagtctgggagacagtgaaggacaaggaagcttggtgcactgcagtccatgggttcacaaagagttggatatgactaaatatcaagaacagtaatttaaaataatcaagaaattATTATGAGTTTCACTGATTTTTAGCTTTATATATAgttaacttttaaactttttatatagAATTTTAACTATTATATAGTTACCCTGAAATTTAATCAGTTcatgtatttatcttttttactctctttcagAGACAGGATACTTTTTGTTTAGATTCATGTCATTTAATTGGAACATTTTTATGTATacaattttacatatttaattatatataagtTGCTTTCTTCACTATATTTAATTTGCATTATTCACAAAATGTTTAACTTAATgctttaactttataagaaacattgaaatcaaaaaagatattaataaatagtataaagaaaaaccaaataaattggGATGCAATGTCAAataaatttcctatttttatctCAGAATTTTCTAGTCCTCATGCTCAGAATTTAGCCCTAAATTTGTTTCTTAATTGATGGCTTAattggtggttcagtcagtaaagaacctgcctgcaatgtaggagacccggtttcgatccctgattcaagaagatctcttggagaagcaaatggcaacccaccccagtattcttgcttgggaaatcacatggacagaggaacctggtgggttatagttcatggggttgcacagagtcaggtaagacttagcgactaaaccactaccaccaacaATCTTTGAAACACAATATATTAGCCAAATGTATATTTGcttctttctatatatataacACTTGCTTTTGGTATCTGACATATGAGAAATATTTCTATTATCAATCCATAATATCTCTTAACTATTCTTAAGCTACACAACACTCTGTATAAATTTATACTAAAATTGACATGTCCATTCCTCTTCATTTGGTACCTAAACTTCTCTATGAGAAGTAATTTTCCAATaaatatgcttttgaattgtgcaaTTATGAGTTCCTAGGCATAGAATTTTTGATATGATATTTGAACCAACGTTCaagtatattcatttaaaatgttgatactGATAGTTATTGCTAAACTACCATTCTTGAGGTCAGTGTAACAGCTATAGTCCTGTCCACATTCTGTGAGAATTCTTTTGACCACATTGTCAATGACCAATTCCTGAAAGGTATTTATGACATCTggttaacattatttttatattttaaccacCACCCTTTTCATATAATTGAATTTGGGCATCTTTCCACATACTTAATTTATCTGTATTTAATTTCCtctggattatatatatatgtataacctattttttgtttttatttttatgagataATGACATACTAAAAATTGGTAtcttttacattatatatatatatatatttaatattttctggttatatgcttttaacattttatcCTATGTAGAATGCTTTTtccttgtaatttattttatgctttacattcaatttttagatttttttgtatcttctttagGAAGAACTTTCCCAGTTCAGTTGTACCAAATGTTCTTCAATTCATTTTtaggatttaatttttaaagtgttgtgATATCTTGTTTATTATATTAAAACTCCTGATTCATCTTGAATTAACTTTGTTATAGGAATTAAGTAGTGATGAAGTCTTAATTGTTTctctaaattttagaatttttagaaaaatattcacaaaattatCTTATTGCCATTGATTTGAAATTCTGACTATGACTATTACATCCTGaagtcccaatttggaaccaatttgAGACTATTGTTTTTCACTAATCTCTTTATTTATGTGCAAGTTGACACATAACTGCTATGATATATAACATATTTCAATATGTGAGAGACTAACTGTCCCTTATTACCATTATCTTTCAGAAGTATGCCTAGGGTGGTATATTTATAATTCAAAATTATTACAACTAAATAATAAATTgaatataaataagataaataatgtagtttaaaattaagttaaaataagtttaaaatggtTTAGTCACAAAAcaatgttgttattatttttaacaaaattcacTTCAAGAAGGTTAGTTTAAGAGGTTAGTTTAAGTTAGTTTATATATTTAGAGTATAAAAAGAACTGTTATCCAGGTAAGAATAGGTGTCTTCAGTTAATAAATCACCTATTGTAA comes from Cervus elaphus chromosome 1, mCerEla1.1, whole genome shotgun sequence and encodes:
- the LOC122708328 gene encoding olfactory receptor 4A47-like — translated: MEPRNNISYFVLLGLTKNPKEQKVLFVMFLVFYILTVLGNFLIIITVTISKTLNSPMYFFLASLSFMDVTSSSSITPRLISDLFFGEKNISFESCMTQLFAEHLFAGSGVFLLLVMAYDRYVAICKPLHYLVIMRQRICIVLLVVSWVGGFLHSIIQLSTVYGLPFCGPNVTDHYMCDMYPLLKLVCTDTYVTDLLVASNGGLICTIVFLLLLVSYVVILHSLKNLSQEGRQNALQTCGSHITVVVCFFVPCIFINARPAKTFPIDKSVSVFYTIITPMQNPLIYSLRNSELTNAMKKLWKRNIVSHSN